A part of Paenibacillus sp. IHBB 10380 genomic DNA contains:
- a CDS encoding metallophosphoesterase family protein — MIPFRFIHTADLHLDSLFAGMKGLSDSLRHHLRESTFGALIQLVEVAIAEQVDFLVISGDVYDAANRSLRAQLSLQAAFDQLGYHGIHVYLIHGNHDPLDGLRLHGKPNDHVHVFGSEVEHFIAKRRSDQQEVAVVSGISYPTSKVTENTALRFIRDKESSLFHIAIHHANLDGDLEHETYSPCTRHDLSALGYDYWALGHIHQRAIIQETPHIVYPGNIQGRSIKEIGAKGCYVVEVNEDATLHMAFHELDRVRWFREEISIDGIENEDAWRIKVEERMELIRTLRPQHMSIVRFTITGRGQVHRALEHGYLADELEEELRRKEIMRAEHQQFGGLVWIEGFSLQSGIEIDYDVILHEDSFLGEMVRLVERSVQNDSVQDILRVALTPLMGNREIRKILNDSSEQERLDWLHRAGEMGAVLLLDKASDGGSKS; from the coding sequence ATGATCCCCTTTCGATTCATACATACCGCTGATCTTCATCTGGATAGTCTTTTTGCAGGAATGAAAGGATTGTCCGACAGCCTTCGCCACCATTTACGAGAATCAACTTTTGGCGCATTGATTCAATTAGTAGAGGTCGCCATTGCAGAGCAGGTAGATTTTCTAGTGATTAGTGGAGATGTGTACGATGCAGCTAATCGCTCATTACGAGCACAATTGTCGTTACAAGCTGCATTTGACCAGCTAGGTTATCATGGCATCCATGTTTATTTGATTCACGGAAATCATGATCCATTAGATGGCTTAAGGCTTCATGGTAAACCAAATGATCATGTTCACGTATTCGGTTCTGAGGTAGAACATTTCATAGCCAAGAGACGCAGTGATCAACAAGAAGTGGCGGTAGTGAGTGGGATATCCTATCCAACTTCCAAAGTAACAGAAAATACGGCTTTGCGTTTTATTAGGGACAAGGAATCTTCCTTGTTCCATATTGCGATTCATCATGCGAATCTGGATGGCGATCTGGAACATGAGACCTATTCACCTTGTACCCGCCATGATTTGAGCGCCCTCGGATATGATTATTGGGCTCTTGGTCATATTCATCAACGCGCCATTATTCAGGAAACTCCGCATATTGTTTACCCGGGAAATATTCAAGGAAGAAGCATTAAGGAGATTGGAGCTAAGGGTTGCTATGTGGTGGAAGTGAATGAAGATGCTACGCTACATATGGCTTTTCATGAATTGGATCGTGTTCGTTGGTTTCGTGAAGAAATTTCAATTGATGGAATAGAGAACGAGGATGCATGGAGGATTAAGGTGGAGGAGCGGATGGAGCTCATCAGGACGCTTAGGCCACAACACATGAGCATTGTACGATTTACGATCACAGGTAGAGGTCAAGTTCACCGAGCTCTTGAGCATGGCTATCTAGCAGATGAACTTGAGGAAGAACTGAGGCGCAAGGAGATCATGAGAGCAGAGCATCAGCAATTTGGAGGCTTGGTCTGGATTGAGGGTTTCTCCCTGCAATCTGGCATAGAAATTGACTATGATGTCATCTTGCATGAAGACAGTTTTCTTGGTGAAATGGTACGCTTGGTAGAGCGGTCTGTGCAGAATGATTCCGTTCAAGATATTCTTCGTGTGGCACTTACTCCATTAATGGGTAATAGGGAAATTCGTAAAATATTAAACGATAGTAGTGAACAAGAAAGACTGGATTGGCTACATCGTGCAGGTGAAATGGGTGCAGTCTTGTTACTCGATAAGGCTTCTGATGGGGGCAGTAAATCATGA
- a CDS encoding glycosyltransferase family 4 protein, translated as MKLLQALFFPPEQPGGVSSMIPYMQERFSSTRWEMELFWIPKRLRNKGQEEIVFDTFDWTLYQDSTIVQKYIQTYRDYLWWGRMRLQKSYNLIHAHHPIAGLALKRIFPDTPLIQTIHSSYERELILNGIIQENGLEHQFLVSLYRELEMKSQRMMTVSHSFAGYLSSYVDYPEDIEIIPNGFDEKRFKPVPHENEVTQLVTVCRLVPAKGLDILLKACAELKARGHDYVLHIIGDGPFRTELESLAQELGIYNETIFYGYTLHPEEFVPFFDIFVLPSRAEAFGSVFAEAALSCLALVGTEVGGIPEQIEDGVNGLLVPQEDYVALSEALEKMISDPSYRYELARSAFEKAKSEYSLTHVVNRFKKVYLQFENRKSEG; from the coding sequence ATGAAATTGTTACAAGCTCTTTTCTTTCCACCAGAACAACCTGGTGGTGTGTCCTCCATGATCCCTTATATGCAGGAGCGTTTCAGCTCTACCCGTTGGGAGATGGAACTATTTTGGATTCCCAAGAGACTCCGGAATAAGGGACAAGAGGAGATTGTGTTCGATACGTTCGATTGGACCCTATATCAAGACAGTACGATAGTGCAAAAGTATATTCAGACCTATAGAGATTATCTATGGTGGGGTAGAATGCGACTTCAGAAATCTTACAACCTTATTCATGCCCATCATCCCATTGCCGGACTTGCTCTAAAGAGAATTTTTCCTGATACACCTCTTATTCAAACCATTCACTCTAGTTATGAGCGTGAATTGATTCTGAATGGAATCATTCAAGAGAACGGCTTAGAACATCAATTTCTAGTATCACTTTATCGTGAGTTAGAGATGAAGAGTCAGCGTATGATGACGGTGTCACATTCTTTTGCTGGATATTTATCATCTTACGTGGATTATCCTGAGGACATCGAGATTATTCCGAATGGATTTGATGAGAAAAGATTTAAGCCAGTCCCACATGAGAACGAAGTGACACAGCTAGTTACCGTGTGCCGCCTTGTACCTGCTAAAGGACTTGATATATTACTTAAAGCTTGTGCTGAGCTAAAGGCTCGGGGTCATGATTATGTATTGCATATTATTGGGGACGGCCCGTTTCGCACAGAATTAGAATCCTTGGCTCAGGAGCTGGGGATATATAATGAAACGATATTTTACGGATACACGCTACATCCAGAAGAATTTGTGCCATTTTTTGATATATTCGTATTGCCATCAAGAGCGGAGGCCTTTGGTTCAGTGTTTGCGGAAGCAGCACTCAGTTGTTTAGCCCTTGTTGGAACAGAAGTTGGTGGGATTCCTGAGCAAATTGAGGATGGGGTCAACGGACTGCTCGTTCCTCAAGAAGATTATGTAGCCCTCAGTGAAGCCTTAGAGAAGATGATAAGTGACCCTTCTTACAGATATGAATTGGCTCGTTCTGCTTTTGAGAAAGCGAAGAGTGAATATTCACTAACTCATGTTGTGAACCGATTCAAAAAAGTATACTTGCAATTTGAAAATAGAAAGAGTGAAGGCTGA
- a CDS encoding GGDEF domain-containing protein, with the protein MPGIAAACSLYIVLIMTLMCLIMYRNQRKKAYLNMIIAFLFIMAYEGLNIHFTLSQGIQPVNDHLWTPRLQVFSFLLLNVSIYQLYRRVRIKGYLLLGLMIFLLMVPIFTKSLLPFESSSWQMLYLDIYQCVIIIMGFFIIYPRIRQRGKYVIGIIIYLLWIITNMLIRYMENEAVWLQTPSLFLPLIYYTMIFFILFERIIEQMQSIYRSSITDGLTNLYNRRFFMKNVNRYVEQGVKVSVIFCDIDNFKKLNDTQGHAKADQVLKQVSAIIDEEVSEIGLSGRYGGEELVAALVDKRAKVSQVAESIRVRVESETIVTISVGYSTLRKNVTADELVSQADQAMYRSKTTGKNKVSPFHAPSSKKDAINT; encoded by the coding sequence ATGCCGGGAATCGCCGCCGCATGTAGTTTATACATAGTACTCATCATGACCTTAATGTGTCTCATTATGTACAGAAATCAGCGTAAAAAGGCCTACCTCAATATGATTATAGCCTTTCTCTTTATTATGGCATACGAAGGACTGAACATCCATTTCACACTTTCTCAGGGGATACAACCTGTAAATGATCACCTTTGGACACCCCGGCTACAAGTCTTTTCTTTTCTTCTATTGAACGTCTCCATTTATCAACTATACCGACGTGTACGGATCAAAGGATACCTTCTTCTTGGGTTGATGATATTTCTACTTATGGTTCCAATCTTTACAAAGTCTCTGCTTCCCTTTGAATCCTCTTCATGGCAAATGCTTTATTTAGATATTTACCAGTGTGTCATTATTATCATGGGTTTCTTCATCATTTATCCACGTATAAGGCAACGAGGTAAATATGTCATTGGCATCATCATTTACCTACTCTGGATCATTACGAACATGCTCATCCGCTATATGGAGAATGAAGCCGTATGGCTTCAGACACCCAGTTTATTTCTCCCTCTTATCTATTACACGATGATTTTTTTCATTTTATTTGAGCGAATCATTGAACAGATGCAATCGATCTACCGTTCTTCCATCACAGATGGGTTGACTAACCTATATAATCGACGTTTCTTTATGAAAAATGTCAATCGTTATGTAGAACAGGGTGTGAAAGTTTCCGTTATTTTTTGTGATATTGATAACTTCAAGAAGCTCAATGATACCCAAGGACATGCTAAGGCTGACCAAGTATTGAAGCAGGTATCTGCAATTATTGATGAAGAAGTGTCGGAGATAGGACTTAGTGGTAGATATGGTGGGGAAGAACTCGTTGCAGCTTTGGTGGACAAAAGAGCGAAGGTTAGCCAAGTAGCAGAGAGCATTCGTGTTCGAGTGGAAAGCGAGACCATTGTAACCATCAGTGTTGGCTACAGCACTCTCCGTAAGAATGTCACAGCAGATGAACTCGTCTCACAAGCAGACCAAGCGATGTACCGCTCCAAAACGACGGGTAAGAATAAAGTTTCGCCCTTTCATGCTCCTTCATCTAAGAAAGACGCCATCAATACTTGA
- a CDS encoding Cof-type HAD-IIB family hydrolase codes for MNYKLIALDVDGTLLNDDHEISEQTMETIKEVASRGAEIILCTGRGPQNSIPFMEKMGLEGYVISHNGAATVKVDTKEIVHQFPMNPAGLEPYSDFCRSRGIHFDVNTAFGMFVDSVEGLQVEVRSMYENFLMLPSDLPAWSELQDPVVKFTMFGESKVIDEAYQELSTWTHEFNMLRSGEYFIDLMHSDASKGNALKMLATKRGIQQEEILAIGNYFNDITMLTYAGKGIAMENSPLEVKAAADEITLSNNDNGVHAALVKYCLS; via the coding sequence ATGAACTATAAATTAATTGCATTAGACGTAGATGGAACACTTCTAAACGATGATCATGAGATTAGCGAGCAGACGATGGAGACGATCAAAGAGGTAGCTAGTCGGGGTGCTGAAATTATATTATGTACAGGGCGAGGACCACAGAATTCGATTCCCTTTATGGAGAAAATGGGTCTAGAAGGTTATGTGATTAGTCATAATGGGGCTGCAACTGTAAAAGTAGATACGAAAGAAATTGTTCACCAATTTCCAATGAATCCTGCTGGGCTTGAGCCATATTCGGACTTTTGTCGGAGTCGTGGTATTCATTTTGATGTAAACACAGCTTTTGGAATGTTTGTTGATAGTGTGGAAGGATTGCAGGTCGAAGTTCGAAGCATGTATGAGAACTTTTTGATGTTGCCAAGTGATTTGCCAGCATGGAGTGAGTTACAAGATCCTGTTGTGAAATTTACGATGTTTGGAGAATCCAAGGTGATCGATGAGGCTTATCAAGAGTTAAGTACCTGGACTCATGAATTCAATATGCTCCGGAGTGGTGAATACTTTATTGATCTGATGCACTCTGATGCCTCCAAAGGGAATGCTCTGAAAATGCTGGCTACTAAGCGTGGTATACAGCAGGAGGAAATTCTGGCAATCGGTAATTACTTCAATGATATAACGATGCTTACATATGCCGGTAAGGGAATCGCTATGGAGAATTCTCCCCTTGAAGTTAAGGCAGCGGCTGATGAAATAACGTTATCCAATAATGATAATGGTGTGCATGCAGCACTGGTTAAATATTGTTTATCATAG